The DNA sequence tgaggagctctgcagcgtctcgatgaattaatgcaattatttctgttttctattcaaacatgcttgtttctctttaagatgttcattcgtacttaaccatgatgaaggtgatgatccgtgacatttatcaccattctcaatctatgaatgcgtgcctgacaaccacctccgttctaccttcgattgaatgtatatctcttggattccttaataggaatcttcatggtataagctagaatccattggtagcatccttgagaatccgaaaagtctaaaccttgtctgtggtattccgagtaggattcagggattggatgactgtgacgagcttcaaactcgcaagtgttgggcgtagtgacagacgcaaaaggatcaatggatcctattccgacattatcgagaaccgacagatgattagctgtgcggtgacagtgcatttggaccatttttattgagaggacggatggtagccattgacaatagtgatccaccaacacacagcttgctatagaaggaaccttgcatgcgtgaagaagatgacagtaggaaagcagagattcagaagacaaagcatcttcaaATCTCCAACACATTCTCTATTACAGCGTAACCATTACTCTtttcatgctctttcactttttacaaatgaaactaaagaaccctatcggtatcctgactaagaataataagataacgatagcttgcttcaagccaacaatctctgtaggatcgacccttactcacgtaaggtattacttggacgacccagtgcacttgctggttagttgtgcggaattacatagtgtggaTGTGATTTTCGTCCACCAGTGattctatgtatggttcatatggtggttggtatggtggataagggttagtgtcatatgaaggtgaatggtgaaaaggaGCTTGTGAGTAGGGTTGagggctatgttgaggagggggtctataggcatatggtggtggttgttgataatcaaaagggtgttcaccatagccattatcTTGGTATGCCTCTTGGAAGGGCTCTTGGTCATAGTatgttggtggaggttgttgccaagagggttgattaaatccttgtagctcctcccatctttggttgtcccaaccttgatgcatgttctcattatagcttccattctctacaacaacattggaaccaaactcatagcgacaggggtgagaattcatagtagctaataaaaattaaaaaacaaaaacaaataaataagcaaaaacaaatatttacaataaccagtAATAAGgaacacgtttgcaattccccaacaacggcgccattttgacgaatggattcttgcgtggtctagaattttacaaataagttctcgttgaaagtatagtttctaaaccaaaaaaatcctttcgtacaaaaacttggttgtcacaagtaacaaatccctaataaaattgatagctggagtatttaaacctcgagtcgtctctcaaggaattgcagggaagtgttcttattattggttatgagttgtgtaaattggggttttggggATGGGAAATGAGAAGAGTAATTTGTAgagaaaatagaataataacaataaaaactcTTGGTAAGGTATaagaattggaagtcctatcctagttatccttatcaattgtgatgagaattgtccGTTGCTCTCACTTGGTCAACCTGTAACTATGAAgataagtcaagtggatgaatcaatatgaatcctcaaatcctagtcaactcccaaggaaagactagagttcgTGGAATTCAAGTTAATTACCAACTTTCAATTAACAATCgacaaaggagtttgataactcaagtgttactaattactcaaccaaggccaaaagggtgaaaatctaaattaaaatcctcccaagcattttatcaaacacttggagggcaTAACACCAAATAGTAGAGAAGCAATAGAAGATAACAACATCCAAATAACCAATCTCAAATTTCAGCAACGTAGATCAAAAGAGAGCAATCTtgaatatgaaatacctcaaattatattaaatagagaatccaatcacaaaaGGGATGTATAGATCAAAGTATTAAAGTCAATAAGAGTAGGAGAGAATTAAGTCAAGGAACATTAAACCCGGGATTGAGAAGAgataatcctaaatcctaaagaaatcctaaatcctaaaaccttagagagaggagagaacctcgctctccaaaactacatctaaaacctataATTTGGTGAATGTGATGTATGAATGTCTCTCCCCATTCCGCCTCACTCCCAGCccctaatctgtgttttctgggtcTGGAACTAGGCCAAAagagcccagaaatcgctgggagCAGTTTCTACAacttctgcacgtggcgcacaTCACGCATGCGCGTGGGTCACGCATGCGCGTCGTCTGGTGAAATCCCTAGTCACGCGTACGCTTCACGTCCCGTTGGTCAGCTTCATTATTcctttgtgttccttccatttttgcaagctttctttccattctccaagccattcttgccctataaAGCCTAAAACActttaacacacagatcacggcatcgaatggtatataGAGAAGTTAAAATTTGTCAATTTAAAAGATCTGGAAGcgagttttcaatcatagcatgAAATCAAGAAGGCAACATAGAACATGTGAATTTTATGAATGAATGTAGGAATAATCTGATAAATTCCACTCAATTTAgcataaaataaatcataaaatagtggtttatcacctTGCTCATACTtgattctcctttcttcttcctcttcttgtgtGCTTCTTGAGCTTTTTCAACAAGGAACCTTCAATCCCAAATAGGGTCTATCAGACTTAAGAGTCCAGCCTACTCCAACCCATGCTGCATGTGTGCTGCATTCTTCTTGATTTTTGCTCTCTAATGATCTACCAACTATTGGCATTGCTCAAATAGCTTGATTTGTGGGTTCAATGCTGGCATGCTATGGACTACATAGTCCGACTTTGATTTGGTCTCTATATCATACTCCATTCTATCCACGTGTCTATGCTCCCCAATGGTATGATATATGTTCTTTCACTGATACAGATTCTGAGTGTATTTTCCACACTTGGCCTGTCGTAGGAACAATCCATTAACTGATTCTTGAACTTTTGTTGACTATTCCCTTTGCCCATCAAGAATCTTTGCTTGAAATTCTTGTTGTTGAGCCATTATTTGCTGTTGCCATTTCTCTTGTTGTTCCATCATTTGGCACTGCCATTTCTCTTGTTGCTCTCGATCCTTCATATACTGCTCCTGTTGCCTCAAATATTGTTCTTGATGTTGCTCCTGTGCTCTCACAAATTGCTCAGACATTTCTTCAATGGCTCTCTACATTTGGCTCAAATCCAACGCACTAGAAGCTTGTTCTTCCTCTACTTGTggtattcttcttcttccttggaatctttcttcctcttgattATCATCATCAGTAGCACCTTCCATGCTTCGCCTTGTGATTTCTCTGCCTCCTTTTACCTTCTCTATATCTTCATCTTCAAATAGCACCCCAGCCCTGTTGCACAGCCTCAGAATAGTGCTTGGGTGACCAAGCctacttgatttgcttgtgtcCTCAGCCATCTCCTAAATGCTGTCTgctatgagttgtgcgaggttgattTCTCCTCCCTTTAAAATGCAGTATGTCAGGACAACTCGCTTGATTGTGACTTCTGAGGTGTTTGCAGTAGGGAATATAGATCTCCACACTATCTCATACCACCCTTTAGCCTCAGGTATGAAATCTATTCTTTTGAAGTGGCTTGGAGTTCCCTCTGAGTCTCTTTTCCAGTCTCTGCCTTCAAAGCATAACCCATGTAATATCTCATCAGGGTCATTCTCACCCTGTAATCTTTCCTCAAAGCTAAGCTCTCCATAGGTTATTACTCTCAACTGTAAGACCATTATGACTGATGGTGGAATAAAATCTACCTCAACACCTCTGACATAGCTCTTATAAGGGGGCTGTCCTCGCTTGTCTTCACAGCATTTGTGTAGAATTCTCTTATCATGACTGCATTGATGTCTGTGAGAGGCTCACAAAAAAGTTCCCATCTCCTCTTTGTGGTGATTTTTCTCATGATAGGATACTCCCTTTTACGCAGTCTAAACCCCATTCTTAGAATGACATGCTTTGATTCCATGAGCCTATGATACCTtgattcatgaaactgagaCTTAAATCTCTTTGTATCATAGGTTGATGGTTCGGCCGCCACTGGCTCCTTACCTTTCCTGCTTCTAGAACATGAAGAAGCCATAAAttaagaaggaaagaaagaaaaagaggggGTAGGCTTCGGTTAAAGCTCGGTCTTGTTATGAAAGGGGATGGGAGATAAGTTGTTGTTGGGTATTTTGTGTTGTCTTTGGGTAAATAGGGGCTACTGTAACGTGTTTGGGCTGAAGGCGTAAGTGAAACACAAGCAAATAGATGAGGAAGTCTTGTATGAGGAGAGAAGGGATATGTGATCTAGGGAGTGTCACCACCAATTTATAATCAAGGCATGAATCTTTGGAACAAAACCACAAGTGGGAAAACTTCGGTTGAGCAAAATGAAGGGTGAAGATTGAGCAAAACATTATATAAAGCTCATAGCATGAACGGCTAGCATACAAAGATGAAGGAGGACAAGGATTGCTTCCCCATTGGATGCATGTGGTTCGGTCTCCAAGGCATTAGTACATGCAGATTTTGTCTCCAAGAGAGCACCATTccctaggcacatgtgactcTCTTTTATCTTGTCATAACCGTGCATGCTCTCTTTCTTTGTCTTCTTCCCAATCTCCCTTGTACCTCTACAATTAAATTAAAGCAATGGTAAGCATTAAGAGTTGAATTTGGTATAGTGGTGTAGTGGTAagcaataaagaaaaaataaagcaaAATTTTACATGTTCCTTATTTATAATTGACCAATTGTGTTCCTTAGATTTTGAACACAAatttggtgaacaccaaacttgttctCTGCTACATGATCCATGTAGAACTCAATGAGTATCTGCCACAATTGGTGCATTCATTATAAGAAACATTTTATTTCTTACCATAATAACATAAACTCCTAAAGTGAAGCAAAATGTGGTTCATCTATCGATAAATTTGGTCTCTTGAGCAAAAATAATCTCTTTGAGTTTCAATGCACAtacagacaccaaacttaatgtttggctATATACTCCATCAGAATGAATGACTATATATCCTAGGAAAGCTTGAGAAGCTATTTTAGAGTGCCTtcaggcacaccaaacttatgactcAAACATGTGCTCGCAATTTTCAAATCTGCTCATAAGAACTCAAATTTATGCTAGAAGAATCatttattgaaataaaaacAAAGCAAGAAtattaaatcatgggttgcctcccatggagcgctcttttattgtcattagcttgacattgactCCTTATTAGGGTGGCTAATGATTGTGGTGCCTCAGTTTGTCtcctctcactgtaagctttcttCCAGTGCCTTGATGTTCAATCTCTGTATGATCCAATGAGAGTATCCTGTTGATAATGTAATAATCATCAGATTGTTGCTCTGTCCCTAACTATTGGTAGATTAGTTGCGCTTTATCTCCCTTTGAGAATCCTTCAGTTGtgatctttttgttttttcaccCTTTTAGagcctttttcttgcttttcttccccttttttttgTGATCCTTCTGCTTTGACATTGGGCTGTATTTTGGGATCTGTCTTCTTAGTGGCTAACACCtcacttttcttctttctttctctcatCATTCTGTACAATCTCATTCTCCTTTTGTCCTACTTTGCTGCTTGTCTCTTGCCTTGGAGGGGAACTAATGAGTATCTCCTTGGATTCTTCCTTCCAATGCAAGTCTTCTCTGTCATCATTCATGTAGTTTTCCTTTTCATCAGTATGTTGTGCTTCTGGAAAGACATTCAGAGTGATGCTCACATCATGTACCCTTACGGTCAATTTTCCTTGTTCAACATCTATGATGGCCCTTGCTGTGGCCAGGAATGGTCTTTCCAAGATAATAGAGTCACTCCCTTCTTCTCCTAGGTCAAGGATTACAAAGTCTACAGGGAATATAAACTTATCCACCTTGACCAAAAGGTTTTCAATCACTCCTTTGGGAAATACCAATGATTTGTCCACGAGCTCTAGTGACATCTGTGTGGGCTTTACCTCCTCTATGCGTAGTTTTCTCATCATAGAATAAGGCATTAGATTGATGCtggctcctaagtcacacagtgCCTTATCAATGGTTATATTTCCAATCGTGCAAGGTAAGAAGAAGCTCCCATGGTCCTTGAGTTTTGGTGGAAGCCCTTTTTGGATTACTGCACTACACTCTTCAGTGTGCATAATGGTTTCATTCTCCCGCCAGCTTCTCTttttgttgatgagctccttcaagaacttggcatatagaggcatcTGCTCTAATGCTTCAGCAAGTGAAATGTTAATTTCCAGCTTTTTAAAGACCTCAAGGAACTTGGGAAATTGTTGGTCCTTAAGttttgttccgagggttacctgaaacgtgtagctcggtcttctggcaaggcccgaggtggggggtctgtgacccgagctggttgtgctgaacggcggggggttgtacctgcaatgacactccgatgcttaagttagcatgggtccaagcagatatcaagtagaattagagtatgggttatacctgggtgctccagtgtatttatagtagttggctgcgatcatccctggataagatattcttatcttatcttatcttttgggagatttatctctatctttgcggaaccgcctttcccaggccctttcggcctttaggttttgggcttagttccttctgatgggcctttctttggcttgtttgtccgaggtccgacctcgaacgtgggccttaggtcgaggtcgggccttctatcagctttaccga is a window from the Arachis stenosperma cultivar V10309 chromosome 3, arast.V10309.gnm1.PFL2, whole genome shotgun sequence genome containing:
- the LOC130966305 gene encoding uncharacterized protein LOC130966305, translating into MPLYAKFLKELINKKRSWRENETIMHTEECSAVIQKGLPPKLKDHGSFFLPCTIGNITIDKALCDLGASINLMPYSMMRKLRIEEVKPTQMSLELVDKSLVFPKGVIENLLVKVDKFIFPVDFVILDLGEEGSDSIILERPFLATARAIIDVEQGKLTVRVHDVSITLNVFPEAQHTDEKENYMNDDREDLHWKEESKEILISSPPRQETSSKVGQKENEIVQNDERKKEEK